TTTGCCATAGACACCTGCTGTGGAGTAGCTCGACCCTCATTCATCAAAACACCCAACCGCCAGTTTAATAATTGCGCTTTGGTAATCTCAGTAATCATTTCAGCCAACTTCTTTTGCTGCAATTGAAAAGCACCAATTGGCTTGCCAAATTGTACACGCTCTTTACTATAGTTCAATGCAATATCATAGCAATCCATAGCAGCGCCAAGTGCACCCCAGGCAATACCATAACGCGCTTTTGTCAAGCACCCCAATGGGCCTTTCAATCCTTTAACCTCGGGAAAAATATTTTCCTTTGGAACTTTCACATTATCAAAAACCAATTCGCCGGTTGCAGAGGCCCGTAAACTCCATTTTCCATGAGTAGTTGGCGTACTAAAACCCTCCATTCCCCTTTCTACAATTAGCCCTCTTATATCTCCGGCTTCATCTTTTGCCCAAACCACAGCCACTTGTGCGTATGGTGCATTTGAGATCCACATTTTGCTTCCATTGAGGATCACATGATCACCAGCATCCTTGATATTGGTAAGCATGCCTGCAGGATTACTACCATGATCAGGCTCCGTTAAGCCAAAGCATCCCAACCATTCTCCACTTCCCAACTTCGGCAGGAATTTATTTCTTTGCTCTTCACTACCATATGCATAGATCGGAAACATCACTAAAGAACCTTGAACAGAGGCTGTAGAACGCACACCGCTGTCTCCTCTTTCCAATTCCTGCATCATCAAGCCATAACTGATATAGTCTAATCCTCCACCACCATATTTTACCGGAACAGTAGGGCCAAAACAACCCAGGTCCCCCAACTGCTTAACAATATGCTCAGGAAACTCTGCCCGCTGCGCATAATCTTCAATAATGGGTGAAATCTCTTTCTTAACGTAATTACGTACACTATCGCGAATGAGTTTATGTTCATCGGATAATAATTCATCAACTAAAAAATAATCTGGGGATTGAAACAAATCAGTTTTTGCAGCCATGTGTAGACATTAAGTGGCCGCTAATGTAAGAAAAACACCATTCATACGGATACCAAACCATTCTTTAAAACTATTTATAATTTTTAGGTGCCTCCATGCAACATTTTTAAACTTATTGTGACTTTATAATAAACAACATAATCAACCCGCTTGGAACTAACTGCTCCCCAACCATTGACCGCTTTACTAGCAGCCTGCAAACAGGGGCACACGGCCAGCTACCAGGCCTTGTATAACAGGTATGCCAAAGCCATGTACAATACCTGCTTGCGCATAGTAAACAACACTGCCGATGCAGAAGATGTGTTACAAGAGGCTTTTTTAGTGGCGTTCCGAAGTTTAGAAACCTTTGAGTGTGAAGCAGCTTTTGGTAGTTGGCTAAAAAGGATTTGTGTGAATAAGGCTATAAACAAAGTTAAGCGAGAACGAAAGCGATGGCTTCAAATGGATGAAGCCCCAATTATAAACTTTCAAGAAGAAGAAAGCATTGATGAAGATGAGTTTGCCTGGAAAATAGATGAAATAAAAAGGGCTATTCAAGCGCTGCCTGATGGATACCGTACGATACTATGCTTACACCTATTAGAAAACTATAAACACCATGAGATTGCTGTGATGTTGGACTTATCGGCATCTACAGTAAGAACACAATACATCCGTGCAAAAAGCAAATTATTACAACTAATAAATGGAGAGAAATGAAAGAGCGCCTGGAAGAATTTGTCAACACTAACCGTCAAGCTTTTGACGATGAACCAGTACCCGCATTTATATGGGATGAAATGAGCCAGCAACTTGATCAAAAACGCAAGCCTGCCAGAATAATCCGTTTGTCACGCTTTAATGTATGGGCGGCAGCTGTTGCAATGATCATAGCAGGTATCGTAATTTTTCTAATTGCAGAAAACAATCAACTCAAATCAGACCTAACAGCATCGCAGCAGCGATTAAAACAGCATCAGTTAGAACTTAACACAACAACCAACTATGATCAGGAGCTTGGTCAGTTTATGCAAATCGTTGCCAGCAAACAAAATCAGCTTTCTGGTATTCGCAAGGAATACCCCTCTTTATACCAATCGTTTACTGCTGACATTAATGATCTAAATGAAGAGTATAAAAAACTAAAAGAAGAACTCACTTCTGTACCAGAACAGGACCAGATATTGGATGCCATGATCCAAAACCTGAAGCTTCAGGCCGAACTTTTAAATGAACAATTGCTCATTATACAACAACTAAAATCGTCTAAAAAGAATAAAAATGAAAAAGCAACGTCTGTTATCTAATTTATTTATCCTGCTTACCTTTTCAGCCACCATAGCTTCAGCCCAGGACAAGCAAAAGAAGAAATATGAATTTGTAAAGGAGCGCGACTTCTCTCAAACCTATACTACTTCCGCAAATGATAAGCTAAAGATCTCTAACCAGTTTGGTACAGTAGATATCAAAACATGGAACAAAAATGAAGTTAAAGTAGACGTTCATATTGCCACTTCTTCAAACATTAAAGAAGCCAATGACGACCGATTTGAAAGCATAGAAATTAAGCATAGCAAAGAAGGTAACAATATCTACTTTGAAACTGAAATGAATAACACTGGAAACAAAAACTATAAAGGAAACCAAAACAACACGATTGATATTGATTATGTTGTTTACATACCAGCGACTATTGCCTTAAATGTTAAAAACAAGTTTGGGAAAACAACTGTTCCTGACTTAAATACCGAGGTAAAAATTGAACAGCAGTTTGGAGAACTTGTAGCCGGCCGCTTATCACAAAATGCAGATATTGAGGTAAAGTTTAGTAAGGCTTCTTTTGAATCTTTAAATAATGCGGACCTTACTATAGAATTTGCTAAAGATCAAGTAGTGATTAAAAATGCAACAGGCAAGTTAGATATCAACGTAAAGCATTCTAAGCCAGGCGTAACCGTTTATGCCGATCAATTAACGGAACTGGAAGCAGATGTTGAGTTTTCAAACTTTGGTTTAGTACTTACCAAAAATGCCTCCGCCGATTTTCGGATTAAAACCAACTTCGGTTCATTGAGTAATAAAACATCTTTTGCTATAAAAGACGAGGACGAAGACCGTGATGAAAGAAAATATGGCCCCACTTTCAGTCATTCATATAGAGGTACTGCCGGCAACGGCAAACTAAAAGTAGATGTTGACGGAAGACATTCCGACATCATTGTAAGTAATGAAGCGCCAGATTTTACTAGCATTAAACCCAAAAAGAACAAAGTAGTTATCTAATCCACTTCTTTACTACATACAAAAAGGTACCAATTGGTACCTTTTTGTATGTAGTAATAGCTCTACAATACCATCTTATTTCACTATTTCTTACTTAGTATTTTCACTTATTAAAAAAGAAAAGATAATTTGGCAATACAACGCTTGCTAATGAAAACTTTGATTATAACCATTACTTTCATTGTTGCCATTGTTACTGCGTCTAGCAACAAATCTGCATCAGGAAATCCAACTGCTTCAAAAGCTGATAACACGCCCGCTTATGACATGAAGAAATACTGGCTGGTGTTCTTGAAGAAAGGCCCCAATCGAAATCAATCTAAGGCTGATAGCGAAAAGATCCAGGCCGCACACTTAGCCAACATTACGCGCTTACACGAACAAGGCAAGATCATCATGGCTGGACCCATTGGTAATGAAAACGATGTTTTAGGTATTTTCATTATGGATGGAAAGGATTCCACTCAAATTGCCAGCTATGTAGCTGGCGACAGCGCTGTTATTACAGGCCGCCTCCGATTTGAAATACTGCCGTGGTGGACAGCGAAAGGGAAATATGAGTTTAAGTAAAGCCCCTCCCGGCCTCCCCCAAAGGGGGAGGAGACCTAAGGCACAGAGGCTCGCTTTGCAACGATACTTGACTTTTACAATTAGATAATAAACAAAAGCACTCCCTGAAGGAGTGCTTTTGTTATGTAATACTGTATCATCTTCTAGCGCTATGCGGTGGCGAAGTCCTCCCTTCGGGAGGATTTAGGAGGGCCACTCCTACCTCGCTCCGAACTCTTGCGTCCAAAAGTTTCCAAATCGGCCAACGCCCATTTCCTTGTAAAGCTTACTCATAATATTCTTACAGTGGCCTGGACTTTCAACCCAACCCTTCACCACTTCTTTTTCTGAGGTATAGCCGGCTGCAATATTTTCACCATAGGCCATCCAAGGATAGCCTGCTCTTTTAACCCTTACACCTCCATTTGACCCATCTGGCGCAACGTGAGCAAAGAATTTGTTCTTATACATATCCTCACTATGGCTAACAGCCGCTGTAGCAAGCTGGTCATTCCATTTTACTGCAGGCGCAGGACCATAATAGGTATCACCGCATTTACAGCCTTTCTTTCGCACATCGTTTACTAACTGTAATAGAACAGTCTTATTAACAGAAGTAGGAAGTGGTTTAACTGATGTTGTTGGTGGATCAAAAGGACCAACCGCTTCATCGTTAGCACCAACACTCATGATCAACGTAAAAGCTACTATATACAGGTTCATATCAGGTTGAGTATTTCCATTTAACTATTACCTACAACCTTTTATTGTCATAGGCTTCGTTAAAAAATTGTTGCATAAAAAAACCCGGAGTAAAACTCCGGGCTTCAAATAATTAACTTTTTATAAGGCTGCTCTTTTCTTTTGCCCGCTTAATTCTACTTCGCGGTTCATTTCCACCATATCAACGGGCTCTTCTTTGCCTTCCAATAAATATTCTTTAAAGTAGTCGGCCATTCTCCAGAAAAAGTATTCTGTCATGTCGCCGTAGCCGTGACGTTGGCCAGGCAGGATTAACATATCAAAACGCTTATTCGCCTTAATCAGGGCATTCACCATGCGAATAGTATTGGCCGGGTGTACATTGTTATCAATATCACCATGTGTTAACATCAAGTGACCTTTAAGGTTCTTTGCCAGCTCAGGGTTCTTTTCTATTGCATAGACAAACGAAGTATCACCTTTATCTCCGATTATTTCTTTCACACCATGGTGCTTTTCGCTCCACCAGCGATTGTAAATAGCATTATCATGATTACCCGCGTTAGAAACGGCTACTTTAAAGAAATCAGGATATACCAACATGGCTGCAGTACTCATGAAGCCGCCACCCGAGTGACCTTGTATACCTACACGATTGATGTCGACATATTTATAACGGTCTGCTAATTGTTCTACAGCTGCTTTTTTATCAGCTAGTCCATAGTCACGCAGGTTTCCATAACCATAGTTGTGATACCATTTTGAGCGGCTTGGATGTCCACCACGGTTACCTACAGTAACAACAATAAAACCTACTTGCGCCAGTCGATCAATACGATCCATACCTCTGCCCCAAGCTTTGTTCACAGCCTCTGTTTGTGGGCCTGGATATACATACTCGATGATGGGGTATTTTTTGGAAGAATCAAAATCAAATGGCTTATACATTACACCATACAAATCAGTAACACCATCATCAGCCTTTACTTTAAACACCTCTGGAAATTTGTAGCCTGCGCTCATTAAAGAAGACAGGTCGGCTGTTTCCAAGTCCATAACTTTTTTACCATCGGTAGTATATAATACCGATTTGGGAACCGCATTTACTCTTGAGAAATTGTCAACAAAATATTGCTTGCTGTCATTCAGGTTCATGTCGTGCTCATACTCACCCGGATTCAACAAGCGTAGACCAGTACCATCAAAGTTTACACGATACATGTGCTGATAGTAAGGATCCTCATTTTTTTCGCGTCCATTGGCAGCGAAGTAGATAACACGTTTGCTTTCATCAATACCTACTATATCTTCAACATGGTAACCTCCAGATGTGATCTGGTTTTTCAATTTACCATTGCCATCAAATAAATATAAATGTGCCCAACCATCACGCTCACTCCAATGAATATATTCTGTACCGCCATTTACCACACCTAAGCGACGTGTTTCAACGTAGGTATTCATTTCCTCGCTGATCAAGGACTTAACGCTTTCCGTATTAACATCAACTAAGCAAACATCAATACGCTTTAGGTCGCGACTAGTGCGCGTAAAGTATAAATTATCCTTAGTACCTAACCATACCAATGGACGATAATCATCATCACGAGAACTTTGCAGTTGCGGTGCGTTCCAAATTCCAATAGCCTGGTCTTTAAACTGTTTAATATCCAGTTCTTTTTGTTTTTTGGAAGCCAGGTCAAACAATAACACATGTGCAATAGGGGCATCTTTTTCACCCGGCATGTGATACTTATATGTTTCCAGTGTAGGGCGAGGTTCTGCTATACTATTGATCACCCATAGGTCTTTCACTAAGCGATTGTCGGTGCGTACCAGCACAAAACGTTTAGCGTCCGGAGACCAGTAAACAAATGCCTGCTTACGCTTATTCTTATTCTTTTCGCGGTCAACATTTGTTTCATTATAAGAATCGCCATAAGCATAGTTATCTACACCATCTGTTGTTAACTGGTATTCTTTAATTGTACTGTCTTCCTCATTTTGTAAAGCTTTCTCATAGTTAGCTTTATCCATCCAGTACAAATTGAAGTTGCGTGCAAATACTATCGTCTGACCATCGGGTGAAATAGACGCCCAATTAGGACGGCGCTTTGGTTTTTTAAAATCACTTAACTCAACCAGTTCGCCACTATTGATATTATACTCAAAGAAAAACTTCTTGCGTTCTTTTTTGGGAGGCGTTCCTTTCTTGGCCGTAGAATCTTTTATTTCAATTTCTTGTGAACTCAGTACTTCAAATTGGATCCAGTTCTCGTCTTTCACAAAGCGCATACTGTCTATGTTCAAGTGCTGGGCATCCATCGGATCCTTTACCCGTTGTGTTAACAAGGCAGCCAGCTTTTCATTATCAAACAACAAACGTTTTTCTCCTTTGTCCGGATTAACAATGAACCAGTTTTTGCCTGCCGTTGTTTCATACATATACCAAAAGCGATTGCTCTTTTTCAGCCAGTGCGGATCTACCGACGTGCTAAAAACCAGCTTGTCCAACTTCTTGGGTGAAAAACGGGCAGCGAGTGGATAGTTCGCCGTGATGGCAGGCGTTTGCGCCGATGCCAAGGCTACCATTGATATGGATAGCACAAGACCTAACAATTTTCTCATAGTGTGTAAAGTATAATTATTCCTAAAGGGATGTAGGATAAATGGATATGCCATTTATAACTGCTAAATATACTGCATTTAACGTTTGAACATTATTGCTTAATATATTGCTGCATTTCCACCTGGTATTGTTGTGCAATAGCTGCTGCCTCTTGAGCAAAATCTTCTTTCTCAGAAGCGTAAATAATGGCACGGCTGGCATTGACCAACAAACCACACTCACTGATCATTGCCTTTTCTGAAATCTCTTTCAGGCTGCCCCCTTGTGCACCCACACCTGGAACCAAGTAAAAATAGTTGGGGGTGATAGTGCGAATGTTCGTGAATTCATCAGCCTGTGTTGCGCCCACAACAAACATCAAGTTATCAGGCGTGCCCCACTCCGAAGCTTTGCGTAAGACTCTTTCATAAAGAAACTCTGTTTTATGTGAAGCAACATCCAACGCCAGTTCTGCGGACTCAACGCCAACCTTTGATTGTTGAATAACACGTTGCAATTCAAAATCAGCAGATCCTTTATTAGAAGTTAACCCTAGCAGGATCGTCCACTTGTCTTTGTATTCCAAAAAAGGTTGAATACTATCCGCTCCCATATAGGGGGCTACCGTTATCGCATCAAAGTTCATCGTCTCAAAAAACGCCTTGGCATATTGAGTAGAGGTATTGCCGATGTCACCCCGTTTTGCATCGGCAATTTTAAAATGGGTATCGGGAATATAATTAGTGGTACGCTCCATCGCTTCCCAACCTTTTACTCCTAGCGCTTCGTAAAAAGCGGTATTGATTTTATAGCTAACACAATAATCTTTAGTAGCGTCAATGATCTGCTTGTTGAATTCAAAAACAGCATCGGGATGACTTTGCAAATGTTTTGGAATCTTAGTTATATCGGTATCCAATCCCACACACAAATAGGATTTTTTTTGAAAGATCTGAGCTACTAATTGTTGGCGTGTCATGTTATAAAGTCGAGAGTTAAAAGTTAATGGTTACTAGTTGTCAGTTCGATCATTGAAATTGTTCACACGTTGTTTTCATGATCTGGGCAAACTGCCAAACTTCTTCAAAGGTATTGTACATCGGTACTGCGGCAATACGAATTACATTGGGTTCTCTCCAATCGGCAAATACCCCAGCATCGGTTAAAGCATCAAAAACTTCACGACCGTTACGCAACATCAACATCGACACCTGACAGCCTTTGTTCTCTTTTGGCGTAAGCACTTGTACAATTGGCTGACTGCTGTTTGCATTCAAATCCTGCAAAAGAAATAATAAATAATCACTCAGTTGCTGTCCTTTTTGATATAATGAAGACATGCCTGCCTTCTCGAACAATTGCAATGAAGAATAGTGAGCAGCATACAGCAATACCGAAGGCGTACTTAGCTGCCAACCTTCTGCAGAGGGAATTGGATCAAAGCCAGGCTGCATTTTAAAACGTGTAGCTTTATTATAACCCCACCAACCAGCAAAGCGAGGCAGTTCTTTATCATTATGAAAACGCTCATGTATATACACGCCCCCAATGGCGCCTGGACCCGAGTTTAAATATTTATAACTGCACCAACAAGCAAAGTCCACATCCCAGTTATGTAATTGCAGTTGTATGTTACCGGCAGCATGTGCCAGGTCAAAGCCAACCATAGCGCCAACCGCATGAGCGGCAGCTGTAATGGTTTTCATATTAAAAACCTGCCCGGTATAATAGTTTAACCCACCCCAGAATATCAGCGCCAACTCGTCTTTATTAGCTTCAATTGCAGCCAATACATCTTCATGACGAATATTCACTTCCCCTTCTCTTGGTGCTACTTCTACAATCACGTCTTCGGGTTTAAAGCCACGTTGCTTTACATGTGTCTCCAAAGTATATTGATCTGAAGGGAAGGCTTTGGCTTCACAGATGATTTTGTTCCGCTTTCCCTTGGGCTGGTAAAAGCTTGCCAGCATTAGGTGCAGGTTTACTGTAAGGCTGTTCATCACAACGATCTCACCAGGCAACGCACCTACTATTGCAGCCAGAGGCCCAACTAATTTGTCGTGGTATTGCAACCAAGGCTTGTCGCCTTTAAACCAGGATTCTACGCCTAGTTCCTGCCATTGCTGCATTACTTCAGCCATATCTGTAGCCGTACGTTTTGGCTGTAATCCTAAAGAGTTACCTAAAAAATAAATCGCATCTTTTCCATTATGCTGAGGGAAAAGAAATTGTTGACGAAACGAACGTAAAGAATCAGCAGCATCTAACTGCTGGGCAAAATCTTGTGTGTTTAGAAATTTCATAATTGCAATCGTTAAATTGTCCCCGTGCGTCCACCATCTACCGGTATACTCACTCCATTTACATAAGATGCTGCTGGCGAAGCCAGGAAGGCCGCCACTGCTGCTATTTCAGCGGCTGTACCAAACCGTTTCATGGGAATGCCTTTCGCAATCTCCCCAGCCACTTGTTCTTCGCTAGTTCCCGCTTTATTAGCCAGATTATGAACCAGACTCTTCAAACGTGCAGTCTCCGTATAGCCGGGCAAAACACTGTTTACGGTTATATTGAATTCGCCTAGTTCGTTGGCCATTGTCTTAGCCCAGGAAGCAACAGCCCCTCTAATGGTGTTAGACACGCCCAGGTTATTTAAAGGAATTTTTACTGAAGTAGAAATAATGTTTATGATACGGCCATATCCAGCATCTTTCATTCCGGGCACTACCGCTTTGGTTAAAATATGATTACAGATCAAATGCTGCTGAAAGGCATTAAAAAATGCCTGTTCTTCAGCTTCAATAATCGGTCCTGCAGCAGGCCCGCCTGTGTTATTGATTAAAATATGAACCGGATGTTCACCAACAATCGCTTCAATAGCTGCTCTCACTTGTTCGGTTTCTGAAAAGTCGGCAACCTTATAACTGTGCACCTGCTGCAATGAGTTATCCAGCAATTTCACATTGGTTTCCAATGTTTCTTTATTTCTTGCTACAAGGGTACAATGTGCTCCCATTGAAGCCAGTTCTTCTGCAATAGCTAACCCAATTCCTTGTGTGCTGCCACAAATAACCGCATGTTTACCTTCCAGTGATAAATTCATTTATGAATGTTTGAAAAGTGAATGTTGTCGCTGCTTCATTTCATCGGCAATACCTTTTGCTTCTGCATCGCCTTTATCCAGTTCGCCAATGATATTTTCATAGCTACGCTGATCTCTATTCTGGCTCAATTTGAAAACATGATCGATCGCCGTCACTTCTATTTCAAACCCCACAATTGCTTGACTCAATCGCTGTACATAGTCTTCAGGCAGGTTATGATAGGAAGCCGGTGACTCATCATTATTCTCATAATGGCGCGTTGTTCTTTCTAAAATTGATAATAGCTCACCTTGGCCTACGAACTGTACTTGCCCTCGTGCATGCACGCTCATATAATTCCAAGTTGACGCATTTTGAGGGGCCGTATACCAGCTGGCACTTACGTATGTATGTGAACCTGTAAAAACACACAACACATTGGAATTGGATTCTAATGCTTTATGATGATCAGTATTTCGCATCACATGGCCCAGCAAAAAAAATTTTCCTTCTCTTTCTTCAATAAGTAAAGGCACTTGTGTAGCCACAGGAATACCATTCATACTGCCTATCAGCATAGCAAAGGAATTTTGCCGCATAAAGGCTTTGATCACTTCAGGATCCTTTTCTTTAAATTGAGGTAGACTATACATATGACAGTTTTCAATAAAACGCCCCAAAAGTAAGGCAGTTTCGTGCACGACATCCTCCCTCCAACAGTCATTTATTCACTACTTTATTCACCTACCCTTATTCTCTCAACATAAATGGCTCTGGCTGAAGTAATCAGCCTATCACCGTTGACCGAAATACTTCTCTTTTAGTATTGATTGCCAAATACTATCTCTTTTTGTATTTTTCACTTCTCTAAACACGTATATGAAGAAAACAAGCTTATCCCTCCTTATGGTTACGCTGGGCCTGTCTGCCATTTCGCAAACAAGCCCCTCCTGGTTGCGCTACCCTTCTATATCGCCCGACGGTAAAACCATTGCCTTTACTTATAAAGGCGACTTGTATCGCGTAGCAGCTACAGGAGGTACCGCAATACCCCTTA
This genomic interval from Flavisolibacter tropicus contains the following:
- a CDS encoding YciI family protein, giving the protein MKTLIITITFIVAIVTASSNKSASGNPTASKADNTPAYDMKKYWLVFLKKGPNRNQSKADSEKIQAAHLANITRLHEQGKIIMAGPIGNENDVLGIFIMDGKDSTQIASYVAGDSAVITGRLRFEILPWWTAKGKYEFK
- the kynU gene encoding kynureninase; amino-acid sequence: MKFLNTQDFAQQLDAADSLRSFRQQFLFPQHNGKDAIYFLGNSLGLQPKRTATDMAEVMQQWQELGVESWFKGDKPWLQYHDKLVGPLAAIVGALPGEIVVMNSLTVNLHLMLASFYQPKGKRNKIICEAKAFPSDQYTLETHVKQRGFKPEDVIVEVAPREGEVNIRHEDVLAAIEANKDELALIFWGGLNYYTGQVFNMKTITAAAHAVGAMVGFDLAHAAGNIQLQLHNWDVDFACWCSYKYLNSGPGAIGGVYIHERFHNDKELPRFAGWWGYNKATRFKMQPGFDPIPSAEGWQLSTPSVLLYAAHYSSLQLFEKAGMSSLYQKGQQLSDYLLFLLQDLNANSSQPIVQVLTPKENKGCQVSMLMLRNGREVFDALTDAGVFADWREPNVIRIAAVPMYNTFEEVWQFAQIMKTTCEQFQ
- a CDS encoding S9 family peptidase; the protein is MRKLLGLVLSISMVALASAQTPAITANYPLAARFSPKKLDKLVFSTSVDPHWLKKSNRFWYMYETTAGKNWFIVNPDKGEKRLLFDNEKLAALLTQRVKDPMDAQHLNIDSMRFVKDENWIQFEVLSSQEIEIKDSTAKKGTPPKKERKKFFFEYNINSGELVELSDFKKPKRRPNWASISPDGQTIVFARNFNLYWMDKANYEKALQNEEDSTIKEYQLTTDGVDNYAYGDSYNETNVDREKNKNKRKQAFVYWSPDAKRFVLVRTDNRLVKDLWVINSIAEPRPTLETYKYHMPGEKDAPIAHVLLFDLASKKQKELDIKQFKDQAIGIWNAPQLQSSRDDDYRPLVWLGTKDNLYFTRTSRDLKRIDVCLVDVNTESVKSLISEEMNTYVETRRLGVVNGGTEYIHWSERDGWAHLYLFDGNGKLKNQITSGGYHVEDIVGIDESKRVIYFAANGREKNEDPYYQHMYRVNFDGTGLRLLNPGEYEHDMNLNDSKQYFVDNFSRVNAVPKSVLYTTDGKKVMDLETADLSSLMSAGYKFPEVFKVKADDGVTDLYGVMYKPFDFDSSKKYPIIEYVYPGPQTEAVNKAWGRGMDRIDRLAQVGFIVVTVGNRGGHPSRSKWYHNYGYGNLRDYGLADKKAAVEQLADRYKYVDINRVGIQGHSGGGFMSTAAMLVYPDFFKVAVSNAGNHDNAIYNRWWSEKHHGVKEIIGDKGDTSFVYAIEKNPELAKNLKGHLMLTHGDIDNNVHPANTIRMVNALIKANKRFDMLILPGQRHGYGDMTEYFFWRMADYFKEYLLEGKEEPVDMVEMNREVELSGQKKRAAL
- a CDS encoding acyl-CoA dehydrogenase family protein → MAAKTDLFQSPDYFLVDELLSDEHKLIRDSVRNYVKKEISPIIEDYAQRAEFPEHIVKQLGDLGCFGPTVPVKYGGGGLDYISYGLMMQELERGDSGVRSTASVQGSLVMFPIYAYGSEEQRNKFLPKLGSGEWLGCFGLTEPDHGSNPAGMLTNIKDAGDHVILNGSKMWISNAPYAQVAVVWAKDEAGDIRGLIVERGMEGFSTPTTHGKWSLRASATGELVFDNVKVPKENIFPEVKGLKGPLGCLTKARYGIAWGALGAAMDCYDIALNYSKERVQFGKPIGAFQLQQKKLAEMITEITKAQLLNWRLGVLMNEGRATPQQVSMAKRNSCEVATNIARAARQMLGGMGITGEYPIMRHMMNLESVITYEGTHDIHLLVTGMDVTGFNAFK
- a CDS encoding CAP domain-containing protein; protein product: MNLYIVAFTLIMSVGANDEAVGPFDPPTTSVKPLPTSVNKTVLLQLVNDVRKKGCKCGDTYYGPAPAVKWNDQLATAAVSHSEDMYKNKFFAHVAPDGSNGGVRVKRAGYPWMAYGENIAAGYTSEKEVVKGWVESPGHCKNIMSKLYKEMGVGRFGNFWTQEFGAR
- a CDS encoding FMN-binding negative transcriptional regulator; amino-acid sequence: MYSLPQFKEKDPEVIKAFMRQNSFAMLIGSMNGIPVATQVPLLIEEREGKFFLLGHVMRNTDHHKALESNSNVLCVFTGSHTYVSASWYTAPQNASTWNYMSVHARGQVQFVGQGELLSILERTTRHYENNDESPASYHNLPEDYVQRLSQAIVGFEIEVTAIDHVFKLSQNRDQRSYENIIGELDKGDAEAKGIADEMKQRQHSLFKHS
- the pyrF gene encoding orotidine-5'-phosphate decarboxylase, translating into MTRQQLVAQIFQKKSYLCVGLDTDITKIPKHLQSHPDAVFEFNKQIIDATKDYCVSYKINTAFYEALGVKGWEAMERTTNYIPDTHFKIADAKRGDIGNTSTQYAKAFFETMNFDAITVAPYMGADSIQPFLEYKDKWTILLGLTSNKGSADFELQRVIQQSKVGVESAELALDVASHKTEFLYERVLRKASEWGTPDNLMFVVGATQADEFTNIRTITPNYFYLVPGVGAQGGSLKEISEKAMISECGLLVNASRAIIYASEKEDFAQEAAAIAQQYQVEMQQYIKQ
- a CDS encoding SDR family oxidoreductase — encoded protein: MNLSLEGKHAVICGSTQGIGLAIAEELASMGAHCTLVARNKETLETNVKLLDNSLQQVHSYKVADFSETEQVRAAIEAIVGEHPVHILINNTGGPAAGPIIEAEEQAFFNAFQQHLICNHILTKAVVPGMKDAGYGRIINIISTSVKIPLNNLGVSNTIRGAVASWAKTMANELGEFNITVNSVLPGYTETARLKSLVHNLANKAGTSEEQVAGEIAKGIPMKRFGTAAEIAAVAAFLASPAASYVNGVSIPVDGGRTGTI
- a CDS encoding RNA polymerase sigma factor; the encoded protein is MELTAPQPLTALLAACKQGHTASYQALYNRYAKAMYNTCLRIVNNTADAEDVLQEAFLVAFRSLETFECEAAFGSWLKRICVNKAINKVKRERKRWLQMDEAPIINFQEEESIDEDEFAWKIDEIKRAIQALPDGYRTILCLHLLENYKHHEIAVMLDLSASTVRTQYIRAKSKLLQLINGEK